From Pandoraea vervacti, the proteins below share one genomic window:
- a CDS encoding NAD(P)H-dependent flavin oxidoreductase codes for MSTPIIQAPMAVASTPALVAAVSNAGALGSLAVGNMDASAAREVIRQTRALTDRPFNVNVFTHVPARADVTREAAWLDYLAPEFARYGATPPATLREIYLSFVEDVAMYEMFLEERPAVVSFHFGLPRQAWIDALKAAGIVIFASATNEAEADAIEAAGIDAIVAQGYEAGGHRGRFNDEGDRQPSEDEQLGTFALVRRLTARTSLPVIAAGGIMDGAGIAAVLALGAQAAQMGTAFVPCPESGADAAYREALLSAPPPRTALIRAISGRPARGLVNRFWTLEQTPGRPAIPDYPITYDAGKTLNAAAKGHKESGYAAQWAGQAAPLARALPAATLVEVLTQETRDAIASVINAAK; via the coding sequence ATGTCCACGCCGATCATTCAGGCGCCGATGGCTGTGGCATCGACCCCGGCACTCGTCGCCGCCGTGTCCAACGCAGGCGCGTTGGGCTCGCTCGCCGTCGGCAACATGGACGCGAGCGCGGCCCGCGAGGTCATCCGCCAGACACGCGCGCTGACCGACCGCCCGTTCAACGTTAATGTCTTCACCCACGTGCCGGCCCGCGCCGATGTCACCCGGGAAGCCGCATGGCTCGACTATCTTGCGCCTGAATTCGCACGCTACGGGGCAACGCCGCCCGCGACCTTGCGCGAGATTTATCTGAGCTTCGTCGAGGACGTGGCGATGTACGAGATGTTTCTCGAGGAGCGCCCGGCCGTCGTCAGCTTCCATTTCGGCTTGCCTCGCCAGGCATGGATCGATGCGCTGAAAGCCGCAGGCATTGTGATCTTCGCGTCGGCCACGAACGAGGCGGAGGCCGACGCCATCGAAGCGGCGGGCATCGACGCCATCGTCGCACAGGGCTACGAGGCCGGCGGTCATCGCGGACGTTTCAACGACGAAGGCGATCGTCAGCCGAGCGAAGACGAACAACTCGGCACCTTTGCCCTGGTGCGGCGACTGACGGCGCGTACCTCGCTGCCCGTGATCGCTGCCGGCGGCATCATGGACGGGGCGGGCATCGCCGCCGTGCTCGCGCTCGGGGCGCAAGCCGCGCAAATGGGAACGGCCTTCGTGCCATGCCCCGAGTCGGGCGCAGACGCCGCGTATCGCGAAGCCTTGCTCAGCGCACCGCCGCCACGCACCGCACTGATTCGCGCGATCTCCGGGCGCCCCGCGCGCGGGCTGGTCAATCGCTTCTGGACCCTGGAACAGACGCCGGGGCGCCCCGCCATTCCGGACTACCCGATCACGTACGATGCCGGCAAGACGCTCAACGCAGCAGCCAAGGGGCACAAGGAGAGCGGCTATGCGGCACAATGGGCCGGTCAGGCGGCGCCGCTCGCACGGGCACTCCCCGCAGCGACACTCGTCGAAGTCCTGACGCAGGAGACGCGCGACGCGATCGCAAGCGTTATCAACGCAGCGAAGTGA
- a CDS encoding NAD(P)H-dependent flavin oxidoreductase, with protein sequence MLSSNASQSRNRALVERLGLQTPIIQAPMAGTSTPALAAAVSNAGGLGSIGVAAAGPDAARKAIHDTRALTRKPFNVNVFCHAPAKLDPARDAAWLAYLAPEFARFEATPPAALSEIYKSFVADDAMYEMLLEERPAVVSFHFGLPSQEKIDALHAAGITLFATATNLAEARAVQAAGIDAIVAQGFEAGGHRGRFEDLGDRVPTDDEQLGTLALVRLIVTHTSVPVIAAGGIMDGAGIAAALALGAQAAQLGTAFVACPESAADAAYRERLTRPNPPRTALIRAISGRPARGFVNRLYAIEQTAGRPDLPAYPVTYDAGKAIHAAAKAKGNSDYAAQWAGQAAPLARAMPAAELIDVLRAELRQTLDSLRELTVAF encoded by the coding sequence ATGCTTAGCTCCAACGCCTCCCAGTCCCGCAATCGCGCCCTCGTCGAACGTTTGGGATTGCAGACCCCCATCATTCAGGCCCCGATGGCGGGCACCTCCACACCGGCGCTGGCTGCCGCCGTCTCCAACGCAGGCGGCCTCGGCTCGATCGGCGTGGCGGCCGCCGGTCCGGACGCGGCACGCAAAGCCATCCATGACACGCGCGCGCTCACGCGCAAACCGTTCAACGTGAACGTCTTCTGCCACGCGCCAGCCAAACTCGATCCTGCGCGCGACGCCGCATGGCTTGCCTATCTCGCCCCGGAATTTGCCCGCTTCGAGGCGACGCCGCCCGCCGCGCTCAGCGAAATCTACAAGAGCTTTGTCGCAGACGACGCCATGTACGAGATGCTGCTGGAAGAACGTCCGGCTGTCGTGAGCTTCCATTTCGGATTGCCTTCGCAGGAAAAAATCGACGCACTTCACGCCGCAGGCATCACGCTCTTCGCGACGGCAACGAATCTCGCGGAGGCCAGGGCCGTTCAGGCGGCGGGCATCGATGCCATCGTCGCTCAGGGCTTTGAGGCCGGCGGCCATCGCGGACGCTTCGAGGACCTTGGCGACCGCGTTCCTACCGACGACGAACAACTCGGCACGCTCGCCCTCGTGCGTCTGATCGTCACGCATACGTCGGTGCCCGTCATTGCGGCGGGCGGCATCATGGACGGCGCGGGCATTGCCGCCGCGCTCGCGCTGGGCGCGCAGGCCGCACAATTGGGAACGGCGTTCGTCGCTTGCCCGGAATCGGCGGCCGACGCCGCGTACCGCGAACGTCTCACGCGTCCGAATCCACCGCGCACAGCGCTCATCCGCGCCATCTCGGGCCGCCCCGCTCGCGGCTTCGTCAACCGGCTTTATGCCATCGAACAAACGGCCGGGCGTCCCGACCTGCCCGCGTATCCCGTGACCTATGACGCCGGCAAAGCGATCCACGCTGCCGCCAAGGCCAAGGGCAACAGCGACTACGCCGCGCAATGGGCAGGTCAGGCCGCGCCACTCGCGCGGGCGATGCCGGCGGCCGAACTGATCGACGTGTTACGTGCGGAGTTGCGTCAGACGCTCGACTCGCTACGCGAACTGACCGTCGCCTTCTGA
- a CDS encoding site-specific integrase, with protein MFRRKISTPDTPSRKSDDRNLTEKSPAAGLPAPLNPAVLDADAREAAQALAREGDSANTRRSYQSAMRYWMGWYRLRYGEALVAPLPPAVVVQFVVDHAQRQSHHGLTTEMPDALDGALVAQGLKARPGPPALATLLHRISVIAKWHTSRDLPNPCAEPAVRELLAKTRRAYAKRGVRTTRKDALTRDPLRALLATCDDSLRGKRDRALLLFAWASGGRRRSEVVRATCENVRRCGPAHYLYTLSWSKTNQQGVDLPENEKPVTGAAAAALTDWLSASGIESGPIFRRVRRGGHVGEALSEAAVRDIVRERCALAGLEGDFSAHSLRAGFVTEAALQQVPLAETMTMTGHTSVATVVGYFRRADMQRSRAADLMGTDAPDIAHEPNAQDEANT; from the coding sequence ATGTTCAGAAGAAAAATTAGCACCCCCGACACACCGTCGCGCAAATCGGACGACCGCAACCTCACCGAAAAATCGCCCGCTGCCGGCCTGCCTGCGCCGCTCAACCCCGCAGTCCTCGACGCCGATGCGCGCGAAGCGGCGCAGGCCCTAGCCCGTGAAGGCGATTCGGCGAACACGCGTCGCAGCTATCAATCGGCAATGCGTTACTGGATGGGGTGGTACCGTCTGCGGTACGGCGAGGCGCTCGTCGCGCCGTTGCCGCCCGCCGTGGTCGTCCAGTTCGTCGTCGATCATGCGCAACGCCAGAGCCATCACGGCCTGACGACGGAGATGCCCGATGCGCTCGACGGCGCACTGGTCGCGCAAGGGCTCAAGGCGCGACCCGGGCCGCCTGCGCTGGCGACACTGCTGCATCGGATCAGCGTCATCGCCAAATGGCATACGTCGCGCGACCTGCCCAACCCGTGCGCGGAGCCCGCCGTACGTGAACTGCTCGCCAAAACGCGCCGCGCCTATGCGAAGCGCGGCGTTCGCACGACGCGCAAGGACGCCCTGACACGTGACCCCTTGCGCGCGCTGCTCGCCACTTGCGACGACTCGCTGCGTGGCAAGCGCGACCGCGCACTGCTGCTGTTTGCATGGGCAAGCGGAGGACGCCGGCGCTCCGAAGTCGTGCGCGCGACGTGCGAGAACGTCCGACGCTGTGGGCCAGCGCATTACCTCTACACGCTCTCGTGGTCCAAAACGAATCAGCAGGGCGTGGATCTGCCGGAGAACGAGAAGCCCGTCACCGGCGCCGCCGCTGCCGCGCTGACGGATTGGTTAAGTGCGTCCGGCATCGAAAGCGGCCCGATTTTCCGTCGCGTGCGGCGCGGTGGGCATGTCGGCGAAGCGCTCTCCGAAGCCGCCGTTCGCGACATCGTGCGCGAGCGCTGCGCCCTCGCCGGCCTGGAGGGTGACTTCTCAGCGCATTCGTTGCGCGCGGGCTTCGTGACCGAAGCGGCACTTCAGCAGGTGCCGCTGGCCGAGACGATGACGATGACCGGCCACACCAGCGTCGCCACGGTCGTTGGCTATTTCCGTCGCGCCGACATGCAACGCTCACGGGCAGCCGATCTGATGGGAACGGATGCGCCCGACATCGCCCATGAACCCAATGCGCAGGACGAAGCGAACACCTGA
- a CDS encoding DNA-binding protein, whose translation MTASQTPTSASLTPSPRQGGRGISEHDVWTAADALLMAGQRPTIERIRQQLGRGSPNTVSPYLDAWFAGLGARLQRGGDRMAGVPEGVEMPESLARAAMNLWTLALEEGRAALVEEAAVRRAVLDAREAELNADREALAQARAVLHERIASAETAAADARQGRDEAQAQARRAEALLIDAQADAVASRQALSAARDAMQALQEEHATHRAGWDAERAKIAERADASERRLMLELDAARESIKSLQQERKQMQRQAQETEAALAAMTEAQQEMRAAKALQDGVVARLREQVSMQEALTATYQTMLATLPTAVAGVGGAGSAARGAGPGARRRASSAATPSTSVLRRLRRP comes from the coding sequence ATGACCGCGTCCCAAACACCGACATCCGCCTCTCTCACGCCGTCGCCAAGGCAAGGCGGCCGAGGTATTTCCGAGCATGACGTCTGGACGGCGGCGGATGCGCTGCTGATGGCAGGACAGCGTCCGACGATCGAGCGCATCCGTCAGCAGTTGGGTCGAGGCTCGCCGAATACCGTGAGCCCGTATCTGGACGCCTGGTTCGCCGGACTCGGCGCACGTTTGCAACGGGGGGGCGACAGGATGGCCGGTGTGCCCGAAGGCGTCGAGATGCCGGAATCGTTGGCGCGCGCTGCGATGAACTTGTGGACGCTGGCGTTGGAGGAGGGGCGTGCAGCGTTGGTGGAGGAGGCGGCGGTCCGACGCGCAGTGCTCGACGCGCGCGAGGCGGAATTGAATGCGGATCGTGAGGCGCTGGCACAGGCGCGCGCCGTCCTTCATGAGCGAATTGCGTCGGCGGAGACGGCCGCGGCCGATGCGCGACAAGGGCGGGACGAAGCGCAGGCGCAGGCGCGCCGCGCCGAGGCCTTGCTGATCGACGCGCAGGCCGATGCCGTCGCTTCACGTCAAGCGCTGTCCGCCGCCCGCGACGCCATGCAGGCGCTGCAGGAAGAGCACGCGACGCATCGCGCCGGTTGGGATGCGGAGCGCGCCAAAATCGCCGAACGCGCCGATGCGAGCGAGCGTCGTCTGATGCTTGAGCTGGACGCCGCCCGCGAGTCGATCAAGTCGCTGCAACAAGAGCGCAAGCAGATGCAGCGTCAGGCGCAGGAAACCGAAGCCGCGCTTGCCGCGATGACCGAAGCGCAACAGGAAATGCGCGCGGCCAAGGCGTTGCAAGACGGCGTCGTTGCGCGCTTGCGTGAGCAGGTCAGCATGCAGGAGGCGTTGACGGCAACCTATCAGACGATGCTGGCGACGTTGCCGACGGCGGTTGCCGGTGTCGGCGGCGCGGGCAGCGCCGCGCGAGGCGCCGGACCGGGGGCGAGGCGTCGCGCGAGCAGTGCCGCAACGCCGTCAACGTCGGTCTTGCGACGCCTGCGCCGTCCGTAG
- a CDS encoding efflux transporter outer membrane subunit, with protein MPLSTLRLTPLASLRNAALALCVSALTGCAVGPDYVAPGANLPPHFEGSALLAQRDATHAGADTPLSLDTWWTRFHDPVLTGIVEQALAQNLDLQAAMARVAQARAQAQAAGARRLPSLTLDGSVTREHQSLDSPLGVVARTVPGYNRNMTVYDVGAGASWELDLFGGLQRSAQAASALEQAAQAERDGVRVSIVAEAADAYFRVRAAQRRLAIAQDQIDTDTRLMEIVRLRLKDGLATARELAQSEALLAQARTTLPPLRIERETQLNRLDVLMGAAPGTYARRMNAATQADDTKARALTIPAIGDASAPADLLRRRPDVIAAERRLAASNERIGASLAEYYPKLSLSGALGFDTLAGGRVPSAATFQPLAALGLRWRLFDFGRIDAEVAQARGANAQALAEYRLAMLHATEDVENAIVTLVELEQQRKDLTGAVDAQTRARDSAQDAYTGGAVSLYEVLDADRQLLTLRDADARAQTDNARAAVATFRALGGGWTSDVNQAADLRTAQASQDRR; from the coding sequence ATGCCTTTGTCGACATTGCGCCTGACACCGCTCGCTAGCCTGCGCAACGCCGCCCTGGCGTTGTGCGTCAGCGCTTTGACCGGCTGCGCGGTCGGCCCCGACTACGTCGCCCCGGGCGCGAACCTGCCGCCGCACTTCGAAGGCAGCGCGTTGCTGGCGCAGCGCGATGCGACTCACGCAGGCGCAGACACGCCCCTCTCGCTCGACACCTGGTGGACGCGTTTTCACGACCCCGTGCTCACCGGCATCGTCGAGCAGGCATTGGCGCAAAATCTGGATTTGCAGGCGGCGATGGCACGTGTGGCGCAGGCGCGGGCGCAAGCCCAGGCGGCTGGCGCACGACGGCTGCCGTCATTGACGCTCGATGGCAGCGTCACGCGCGAACATCAGTCGCTGGACAGTCCGCTGGGGGTCGTGGCGCGCACCGTCCCCGGCTACAACCGCAACATGACGGTGTACGACGTCGGGGCGGGCGCAAGCTGGGAACTGGATCTGTTCGGCGGATTGCAACGCTCGGCGCAGGCGGCAAGCGCGCTCGAACAGGCGGCGCAGGCGGAGCGTGACGGCGTTCGGGTGAGCATCGTGGCCGAAGCGGCAGACGCCTATTTCCGGGTTCGGGCGGCGCAGCGGCGCCTGGCGATTGCGCAGGATCAGATCGATACGGACACGCGTCTCATGGAGATCGTGAGGTTGCGGCTGAAGGACGGCCTGGCGACAGCGCGCGAGTTGGCGCAATCCGAGGCGCTGCTGGCACAGGCGCGCACGACACTGCCGCCGCTGCGCATCGAGCGCGAGACACAACTGAATCGACTCGATGTCCTGATGGGCGCCGCGCCAGGCACTTACGCACGCCGCATGAATGCAGCCACGCAGGCCGACGACACGAAAGCGCGTGCGTTGACGATCCCCGCAATTGGCGACGCCAGCGCCCCCGCCGACCTGCTGCGCCGCCGACCGGACGTCATCGCGGCGGAGCGCAGGCTTGCGGCCTCGAACGAGCGCATCGGCGCATCGCTTGCCGAGTATTACCCCAAGCTTTCCCTGTCCGGCGCACTCGGATTCGATACGCTGGCCGGCGGACGTGTACCCAGTGCCGCCACATTCCAGCCTCTGGCCGCACTCGGTCTTCGCTGGCGATTGTTCGATTTCGGACGTATCGACGCAGAGGTGGCACAGGCGCGCGGGGCGAATGCACAGGCGCTGGCAGAGTATCGGCTTGCAATGCTGCACGCCACCGAGGATGTGGAAAACGCCATCGTCACACTCGTCGAACTGGAGCAGCAGCGCAAGGATCTGACGGGCGCGGTGGATGCCCAGACGCGGGCCCGCGACAGCGCACAGGACGCCTATACCGGCGGCGCCGTCAGCTTGTACGAAGTGCTCGACGCCGACCGGCAATTGCTGACGCTGCGCGACGCCGACGCCCGGGCGCAGACCGACAATGCACGCGCCGCTGTCGCGACGTTCCGCGCGCTGGGCGGTGGCTGGACGTCCGACGTGAATCAGGCGGCGGACCTACGGACGGCGCAGGCGTCGCAAGACCGACGTTGA
- a CDS encoding HlyD family secretion protein, protein MTSPSTPTHSDSPTGGHPLERSFPRGLVVRSAVVVAAIAAVAYGTYWWTTARYFETTDDAYVGGDVTVLGPKVPGYIAEVLVTDNQAVRAGDVLVRLDDRDYRAALAKAEGAVAAQQALLANLDATARLQTAVIAQARASVVAVAADARRAHDDQVRYQDLVAKSAVSVQSAQKADADYKQISANRERAEAGAVAAERQLDVIATQKQQAQAALAQAVAERDIARLNLEYTVLRAPVDGTVGNRRARTGAYAQAGTQLLAIVPAHGLWVDANFKEGQVAHLRPGMPVKIEADVLPGRVFHGRVASLAPATGAQFSVLPPENATGNFTKIVQRVPVRVQLDDVDARLGTLRPGLSVTAEVDSRGERHGDKALAPAAAKVAAR, encoded by the coding sequence ATGACATCCCCCAGCACGCCGACCCACAGCGACAGCCCGACGGGCGGCCATCCCCTTGAGCGATCGTTTCCGCGCGGTCTTGTCGTGCGCAGTGCCGTGGTCGTGGCAGCGATTGCCGCAGTGGCGTACGGGACCTACTGGTGGACAACTGCGCGGTATTTCGAGACGACGGACGACGCTTATGTCGGTGGCGACGTTACCGTCCTTGGACCGAAAGTCCCGGGATATATCGCCGAAGTGCTGGTGACGGATAACCAGGCGGTGCGCGCGGGCGACGTGCTCGTGCGCCTGGACGATCGCGATTACCGGGCCGCGCTGGCAAAGGCGGAAGGGGCGGTTGCCGCCCAACAGGCGTTGTTGGCCAATCTCGACGCGACCGCCAGATTGCAGACGGCCGTGATTGCGCAGGCGCGAGCGAGTGTCGTGGCGGTGGCGGCGGACGCGCGCCGCGCACACGACGACCAGGTGCGCTATCAGGATCTGGTCGCCAAGTCGGCGGTATCGGTGCAAAGCGCACAGAAGGCGGACGCGGACTACAAGCAGATCAGCGCGAATCGCGAGCGGGCCGAGGCCGGCGCGGTGGCCGCCGAGCGTCAGCTCGATGTCATCGCGACGCAAAAACAGCAGGCGCAGGCGGCGCTGGCGCAGGCGGTGGCCGAACGCGACATCGCCCGGCTCAACCTGGAGTACACCGTGCTGCGCGCACCGGTCGATGGCACGGTCGGTAATCGTCGCGCGCGCACCGGCGCCTATGCGCAAGCGGGCACGCAACTGCTTGCGATCGTGCCGGCGCATGGCTTGTGGGTCGACGCGAATTTCAAGGAAGGACAGGTCGCGCATCTGCGTCCGGGCATGCCGGTGAAGATCGAGGCCGACGTGCTGCCCGGGCGTGTGTTCCACGGTCGTGTCGCCAGCCTGGCGCCGGCGACCGGCGCGCAGTTCAGCGTGCTCCCGCCGGAGAACGCGACGGGTAACTTCACCAAGATCGTGCAGCGCGTTCCGGTACGTGTGCAACTCGACGACGTCGATGCGCGCCTGGGGACGTTGCGCCCGGGCCTCTCGGTGACCGCGGAAGTGGACTCGCGTGGTGAGCGCCATGGCGACAAGGCGCTCGCGCCGGCCGCCGCGAAGGTGGCGGCAAGATGA
- a CDS encoding DHA2 family efflux MFS transporter permease subunit translates to MSTPAKIIAFGTMVVGMFIALLDIQIVSASLRDIGGGLSAGADETAWVQTSYLIAEIIVIPLSGWLSRVMSTRWVFAASAAGFTLASLLCGAAWNIQSMIAFRALQGFLGGSMIPLVFTTAFAFFGGSQRVVAAAVIGGLSSLAPTLGPTIGGWITDNYSWHWLFFINIVPGIFVTVTVPLMVRIDRADVSLLRGADYLGMVLMAVSLGCLEYTLEEGPRWDWFGDDTIRATAWLAGVCGVAFIWRSLVYAQPIVDLRALKQRNFALGCFFSFATGIGIFATIYLTPLFLGRVRGFSAFEIGMAVFSTGIFQLLSIPLYTLLANRVDLRILMMVGIGGFGLSMWQFAPITHDWGTAQLLLPQALRGAAQQFAVAPIVTLTLGSLPPARLRLASGLFNLMRNLGGAIGIAVCTTVLNDRTNLHFFRLAETMGQGNPAVGQWLAGVGARMGAAGLDALDAQAAALRQLWLLTLREAQTITFGDIFGGLGVIFLFVTLMVPLMRKVAPPKAPSADAH, encoded by the coding sequence ATGTCCACGCCTGCCAAGATCATTGCTTTCGGGACGATGGTCGTCGGCATGTTCATCGCGCTGCTGGACATTCAGATCGTATCGGCCTCGCTCCGGGACATCGGCGGCGGGCTGTCTGCGGGAGCCGACGAAACGGCCTGGGTGCAGACAAGTTACCTGATCGCCGAGATCATCGTGATCCCGCTCTCGGGGTGGCTCTCGCGGGTGATGTCGACGCGCTGGGTCTTTGCGGCGTCTGCTGCGGGCTTCACGTTGGCGAGTCTGCTGTGCGGTGCGGCGTGGAACATCCAGAGCATGATCGCGTTTCGCGCATTGCAAGGGTTCCTGGGCGGGTCGATGATCCCGCTGGTGTTCACCACGGCGTTCGCCTTTTTCGGCGGTTCGCAACGGGTCGTGGCCGCAGCGGTGATCGGCGGTCTATCGTCGCTGGCGCCAACGCTGGGCCCGACCATCGGCGGATGGATCACCGATAACTATTCCTGGCACTGGCTGTTCTTCATCAACATCGTGCCGGGCATTTTCGTGACGGTCACCGTGCCGCTGATGGTGCGCATCGACCGTGCGGATGTCTCGTTGCTGCGCGGCGCGGACTATCTCGGCATGGTGCTCATGGCCGTCAGTCTCGGTTGCCTTGAGTACACGCTGGAGGAAGGGCCGCGCTGGGACTGGTTCGGCGACGACACGATTCGCGCCACGGCATGGCTGGCGGGAGTGTGCGGCGTGGCGTTCATCTGGCGCTCGCTCGTATACGCCCAGCCCATCGTCGACCTGAGGGCGCTCAAGCAGCGCAATTTCGCGCTCGGTTGCTTCTTTTCGTTTGCCACGGGGATCGGTATTTTCGCCACGATCTACCTCACGCCGTTGTTCCTCGGCCGGGTGCGAGGATTTTCGGCGTTCGAGATCGGCATGGCGGTCTTCTCGACGGGCATCTTCCAACTGCTGTCGATCCCTCTGTATACGCTGCTCGCCAATCGCGTCGACCTGCGGATATTGATGATGGTCGGCATTGGCGGGTTTGGCTTGTCGATGTGGCAATTCGCCCCGATCACGCACGACTGGGGCACGGCGCAGCTGCTGCTGCCGCAAGCGTTGCGCGGCGCGGCGCAACAGTTCGCGGTCGCGCCTATTGTGACGCTCACACTGGGGAGCCTTCCGCCTGCACGGTTACGTCTGGCATCGGGGTTGTTCAATCTCATGCGAAACCTGGGCGGCGCCATTGGCATTGCCGTGTGTACGACGGTGCTCAACGACCGGACCAACCTGCACTTTTTTCGGCTTGCGGAAACGATGGGGCAGGGTAATCCGGCGGTCGGTCAGTGGCTGGCCGGCGTGGGGGCGCGAATGGGCGCGGCGGGCCTCGATGCGCTCGACGCGCAGGCGGCGGCGCTACGGCAACTCTGGCTCCTGACGTTGCGCGAGGCGCAAACGATCACGTTCGGCGACATCTTCGGCGGCCTGGGCGTGATCTTCCTGTTCGTCACGTTGATGGTGCCGTTGATGCGCAAGGTTGCACCGCCCAAAGCACCGAGCGCGGACGCGCATTGA
- a CDS encoding winged helix-turn-helix transcriptional regulator — MHRKTFRDMQCPIARSLERVGEWWSILILREAGYGTTRFDDFQRRLDIAPNMLTRRLNALVEEGLLERRQYCDRPPRFEYVLTDAGRDFRPVLWALLAWGNRHFAPEGIAAQLVDRETGQVVEPVVVDAVTGARLDPKRHIPSAGPAASENMRARLARAAEFVTGESTPDVPAADDEATAVSDATEVSR, encoded by the coding sequence ATGCACCGAAAAACATTCCGCGATATGCAATGCCCCATTGCCCGAAGCCTTGAACGCGTGGGGGAATGGTGGAGCATTCTGATTCTGCGTGAGGCGGGGTATGGGACGACGCGTTTCGACGATTTCCAGCGTCGTCTGGATATCGCGCCCAATATGCTGACGCGGCGATTGAATGCGCTCGTCGAGGAAGGACTGCTCGAGCGCCGTCAGTATTGCGACCGTCCGCCGCGCTTCGAATATGTGCTAACCGATGCGGGGCGCGATTTCCGTCCGGTATTGTGGGCGCTACTGGCGTGGGGAAACCGGCACTTCGCACCGGAGGGAATTGCGGCTCAACTGGTTGACCGCGAGACGGGCCAGGTCGTCGAGCCGGTGGTGGTCGATGCCGTGACTGGCGCACGTCTCGACCCGAAGCGTCATATCCCGAGCGCCGGGCCGGCGGCCAGCGAAAACATGCGGGCGCGGCTCGCGCGAGCGGCCGAGTTCGTGACGGGCGAGTCGACCCCGGACGTTCCGGCCGCCGACGATGAGGCGACAGCCGTTTCCGACGCGACGGAGGTTAGTCGTTGA
- a CDS encoding type II toxin-antitoxin system HipA family toxin, whose protein sequence is MNGAFVGTWSIGANGRDLLQYAETWVDSNEGRPISRSLGFLPGNAPHRGATVQAYFENLLPDSKAIRERVARRYQLTTTDAFTLLSEVGRDCAGALQLLPDGMAPDDIETIHATRLTDTEIGDILRGTADTATTGRSPQDDVPDDFRISIAGAQEKTALLRHVRSGQWCMPHRATPTTHILKLPIGMIGHVKMDWRDSIENEWLCAQIFAAYGLPVAACEPLTFDGMKVLSVERFDRRWVGRNEHDDSPWLLRIPQEDMCQATGTPPHLKYENEGGPGIDAIMDVLGSSRDPARDRRHFFLAQLLFWMLRAPDGHAKNFSVFIRPGGKVELTPFYDVLSAYPILGDGPSQTPANRISMAMAVRGKNAHWKMVGIHLRHWLALAARHGVTTEDGQPGKALIEAIVEMTPQVVDAMSTRLPPDFPSRVAERILHGLSAAADQLGAELLND, encoded by the coding sequence ATGAACGGCGCATTTGTCGGGACGTGGAGCATTGGCGCCAATGGCCGTGACTTGCTGCAATACGCCGAGACGTGGGTCGACTCGAATGAGGGCCGTCCAATCTCCAGATCCCTCGGATTTCTTCCTGGAAATGCGCCCCACCGGGGAGCCACTGTACAAGCCTATTTCGAAAACCTGCTGCCAGACAGCAAGGCCATCCGGGAAAGGGTCGCGCGTCGGTATCAACTCACAACGACCGATGCTTTCACGCTGCTGAGCGAGGTCGGTCGCGATTGCGCCGGCGCACTTCAGCTACTCCCGGACGGCATGGCGCCGGACGACATAGAGACGATCCACGCCACCCGACTCACCGACACGGAGATCGGCGATATTTTGCGCGGCACCGCTGACACCGCGACGACAGGACGTTCACCTCAAGACGATGTGCCAGACGATTTCCGCATATCCATTGCAGGCGCGCAGGAAAAAACGGCTCTGCTCAGACACGTCAGGAGCGGTCAATGGTGCATGCCCCATCGCGCGACCCCGACTACGCACATTCTCAAGCTTCCCATCGGGATGATTGGGCATGTGAAGATGGACTGGCGCGATTCCATTGAGAACGAATGGCTTTGCGCACAGATTTTCGCAGCGTACGGCCTTCCAGTCGCCGCATGCGAACCCTTGACGTTTGACGGCATGAAGGTGCTGAGCGTCGAACGCTTCGATCGGCGTTGGGTGGGACGAAACGAGCATGATGACAGCCCGTGGTTGCTTCGCATCCCACAGGAAGACATGTGTCAGGCAACGGGAACACCCCCGCACCTGAAGTACGAGAACGAGGGCGGGCCCGGGATCGACGCCATCATGGATGTGCTTGGGAGTTCACGCGATCCGGCACGAGACCGCAGGCATTTCTTTCTGGCCCAATTGCTTTTCTGGATGCTCCGGGCTCCCGACGGCCATGCAAAGAACTTCAGCGTCTTCATCCGCCCTGGCGGCAAAGTCGAACTCACGCCGTTTTACGACGTGCTCTCCGCATATCCGATTTTGGGTGACGGCCCGTCGCAGACGCCGGCAAACCGGATCTCGATGGCAATGGCGGTACGAGGGAAGAATGCCCATTGGAAGATGGTCGGCATCCACTTGCGCCATTGGCTGGCGCTCGCAGCCCGTCACGGCGTCACGACAGAGGATGGGCAGCCCGGCAAAGCGCTCATCGAGGCAATCGTGGAGATGACACCTCAGGTCGTTGATGCGATGAGTACACGACTTCCGCCCGATTTCCCTTCGAGGGTTGCCGAACGGATTCTGCACGGGTTAAGTGCCGCAGCCGACCAACTCGGCGCCGAACTGCTCAACGACTAA